The following coding sequences lie in one Cucurbita pepo subsp. pepo cultivar mu-cu-16 chromosome LG13, ASM280686v2, whole genome shotgun sequence genomic window:
- the LOC111808778 gene encoding legumain codes for MASPSTSSLLFLLLLFLAYGGAKAVPWDRWERIIRMPTEKGELVDDDDDAADDQKLGTRWAVLVAGSSGFGNYRHQADICHAYQLLKKGGLKDENIVVFMYDDIAGNVLNPRPGIIINHPQGQDVYAGVPKDYTGEQVTAQNLYAVLLGNKTAVTGGSGKVVDSKPNDRIFVYYSDHGGPGVLGMPNLPFVYAMDFIEVLKKKHAAKGYKEMVIYVEACESGSIFEGVMPKDLNIYVTTASNAEESSFGTYCPGMQPPPPPEYMTCLGDLYSVAWMEDSETHNLKRETIDQQYETVKKRTASPNDLNAGSHVMEYGNSSIKVERLYLYQGFDPASVNLPPYNGGLEMKTMETINQRDADIFFLWQMYRKLEEGTNERAEVLEEIRETIAHRAHLDGSIRMIGFLLFGPESVSNVLDHVRASGLPLVDDWTCLKSMVRVLEEHCGSLTQYGMKHMRAIANICNKGVSEASMREASMAACNGRRYRGLWHPSNKGYSA; via the exons ATGGCCTCCCCGTCTACctcctctcttctcttcttgcTACTTCTGTTTCTTGCTTACGGTGGCGCCAAGGCCGTGCCATGGGACCGGTGGGAAAGGATCATCCGAATGCCGACGGAGAAGGGGGAGCtggttgatgatgatgatgatgctgCTGATGATCAAAAACTGGGTACCAGATGGGCAGTTCTTGTAGCTGGTTCTTCTGGGTTTGGGAATTACAGGCATCAG GCAGATATCTGCCACGCTTATCAGCTGTTGAAGAAAGGGGGCTTGAAGGATGAAAACATTGTTGTGTTTATGTACGATGATATTGCTGGGAATGTCCTGAATCCAAGGCCTGGAATCATCATCAACCACCCACAAGGACAGGATGTTTACGCCGGCGTCCCCAAG GATTACACTGGAGAGCAGGTCACTGCTCAGAATCTGTATGCTGTTCTTCTGGGCAACAAAACTGCTGTTACTGGAGGGAGTGGAAAAGTTGTAGACAGCAAACCAAATGACCGGATTTTTGTGTACTATTCCGATCATGGAGGCCCTGGAGTACTTG GCATGCCCAACTTGCCTTTTGTCTATGCCATGGACTTCATTGAAGTGTTAAAGAAGAAGCATGCTGCTAAGGGCTACAAAGAGATG GTTATCTATGTAGAAGCATGTGAGAGTGGGAGTATATTCGAGGGCGTAATGCCAAAGgatttgaatatatatgtAACGACAGCATCGAATGCTGAAGAGAGTAGCTTTGGAACTTACTGTCCGGGAATGCAGCCGCCCCCGCCGCCGGAGTACATGACTTGCTTAGGAGATTTGTATAGTGTTGCTTGGATGGAAGATAG TGAGACTCACAATCTGAAGAGAGAAACAATTGACCAACAATATGAGACT GTGAAGAAAAGAACAGCTAGTCCCAATGATTTGAATGCAGGATCTCATGTAATGGAATATGGAAACTCGAGCATTAAAGTGGAGAGGTTGTACTTGTATCAAGGATTCGACCCTGCATCGGTGAACTTGCCTCCTTACAATGGCGGGCTTGAAATGAAGACTATGGAGACAATTAACCAGAGAGATGCAGACATCTTCTTCCTGTGGCAAATG TATAGAAAATTGGAAGAAGGAACAAACGAGAGAGCCGAAGTCCTCGAGGAAATTAGGGAGACTATCGCACACAGAGCTCACTTGGATGGAAGCATCAGAATGATTGGTTTTCTTCTGTTTGGACCAGAGAGCGTTTCCAATGTTCTTGATCATGTGAGAGCTTCTGGTTTGCCTCTTGTGGATGATTGGACATGTCTCAAGTCAATG GTGAGAGTGTTGGAGGAGCATTGTGGTTCACTGACCCAATACGG